In Actinomycetota bacterium, the DNA window GCTCGCCTCGGCGTAGCGCTCGGCGATCTCCGACAGCAAGGCGTTCGCGGCCGCCGCTCGCTCGGGCGTGTCGAGGAACCGCACCGGCTCCCACGTCATGCCGGGGTGCGACGCGCGCCACCAGCGTTCGCGCCCGTCGCGGGCGAGCTCGGGGTCTTCGTGCACGAATCCGTGCCGGCCGAGGGTTCGCAGGTGGTAGCTCACGAGCGCGGGGCTCTCGCCGACCTCCTGGGCCAGAGTCGTGGCCGTCGCGGGACCGTCCATGCGAAGGATGCCCAGCAGTCGAAGTCGAAGGGGATGAGCCAGTGCCCGCATCTGGCGGGGATCGGTGAGCTCCAGCGGTCGGTCCGACACGGCGGTCATATCCGAAAGGATACTTTCGAAAGAGATGTTGTGCAACT includes these proteins:
- a CDS encoding helix-turn-helix domain-containing protein — protein: MTAVSDRPLELTDPRQMRALAHPLRLRLLGILRMDGPATATTLAQEVGESPALVSYHLRTLGRHGFVHEDPELARDGRERWWRASHPGMTWEPVRFLDTPERAAAANALLSEIAERYAEASREWLADAPNWTEAWVEAADMSDWRLRLTPQQTLNLREELADIVGRYEALPPEDDAQQVRAIVQVLPHRSKPRR